One window of Bacillus alkalicellulosilyticus genomic DNA carries:
- a CDS encoding argininosuccinate synthase encodes MSKKKVVLAYSGGLDTSVAIKWLGDQGWDVIAVGLDVGEGKDLDFIKEKALTVGASQSYTIDAKKEFAYDFVLPALQSHAMYEQKYPLVSALSRPLISKKLVEIAEQVGADAVAHGCTGKGNDQVRFEVSIQSLNPNLEVLAPVREWGWSRDEEIEYAKKNNVPIPVDLDNPYSVDANLWGRANECGVLEDPWATPPEGAYEMTQPLEKTPDEADIIEIAFEKGVPVSLDGTTFELHELILKLNEIAGKHGVGRIDHVENRLVGIKSREVYECPGAMTLLKAHKELEDLTLTKDVAHFKPIISHKLTEMIYNGLWFSPLTPALQAFLQETQKNVTGVVRVKLFKGHAIVEGRKSANSLYDERLATYSTDDEFDHNAAVGFIKLWGLPTKVHSMVNKEKEVKL; translated from the coding sequence ATGAGTAAGAAAAAAGTTGTGTTAGCCTATTCAGGAGGACTTGATACTTCTGTTGCAATTAAATGGTTAGGAGACCAAGGCTGGGATGTTATCGCAGTAGGTCTAGATGTAGGAGAAGGAAAAGACCTTGATTTTATAAAAGAAAAAGCGTTGACTGTTGGTGCGAGTCAATCATATACGATTGATGCTAAAAAAGAATTTGCTTATGATTTTGTATTACCAGCTCTTCAAAGCCATGCGATGTATGAGCAAAAATATCCTCTAGTATCAGCTTTATCTCGTCCACTAATTTCTAAGAAGTTAGTTGAAATTGCTGAACAAGTGGGTGCGGATGCAGTGGCACATGGTTGTACAGGAAAAGGAAACGACCAAGTACGTTTTGAAGTTTCAATTCAATCATTAAATCCAAACCTTGAAGTATTAGCTCCAGTACGTGAGTGGGGTTGGTCTCGTGACGAGGAAATCGAATATGCGAAGAAAAACAATGTACCGATTCCGGTAGATTTAGACAATCCTTACTCTGTTGATGCAAACCTTTGGGGTCGAGCAAATGAGTGTGGTGTGTTAGAAGACCCATGGGCAACTCCTCCAGAAGGTGCTTATGAAATGACACAACCACTTGAAAAAACACCTGACGAAGCAGATATCATTGAAATTGCTTTTGAAAAAGGTGTACCTGTTTCTTTAGATGGAACAACATTTGAACTACATGAACTAATTTTAAAATTAAACGAAATTGCTGGAAAGCATGGCGTGGGACGTATTGACCACGTAGAAAATCGTTTAGTTGGAATTAAATCTCGTGAAGTGTATGAGTGCCCTGGTGCGATGACGTTACTTAAAGCACATAAAGAGCTTGAAGATTTAACATTAACAAAAGATGTGGCTCACTTTAAGCCAATCATTAGTCATAAACTAACAGAAATGATTTATAACGGACTATGGTTCTCACCATTAACTCCTGCGCTTCAAGCATTCTTACAAGAAACACAAAAGAATGTGACTGGTGTTGTTCGCGTGAAACTATTCAAAGGTCATGCGATTGTAGAAGGACGTAAATCAGCAAATTCTCTATATGATGAGAGATTAGCAACATACTCAACTGATGATGAGTTCGATCATAATGCAGCAGTCGGATTTATTAAACTATGGGGTCTCCCAACAAAAGTGCACAGTATGGTCAACAAGGAGAAGGAGGTCAAACTGTGA
- a CDS encoding EcsC family protein: MTLLDKEKKYLHEIIDWEEAYFEYDGTDFERAYQKWIEQGLNQLGENRQKKIVSSIDSFLFYLQSIVQNSSYHEEAVKRLIDQAKVFNSEIELVEDLKLLSMEQMNFMANQQVAKQRLLSFGQGGLSGFGGILLLGLDLPAMLIINLRAIQLTGLSYGYNLKRPFEMVVALKLFHVATLPKELQKYAWDELWSVVDNHYDELFYDGSEEITDLTWIQQPVRQLVKVTAISLLRKKLIQGLPLIGMAVGASVNYQFTKQITEVAQRFYQKRHLLEKQ; the protein is encoded by the coding sequence ATGACGTTATTGGATAAAGAAAAAAAATATTTACATGAAATTATCGATTGGGAAGAGGCTTATTTTGAGTACGATGGAACTGATTTTGAGAGAGCGTATCAAAAATGGATTGAACAAGGGCTGAATCAATTAGGGGAAAATCGTCAAAAAAAAATAGTCAGTTCTATTGATAGCTTCCTTTTCTATCTTCAATCGATTGTTCAAAACTCGAGCTATCATGAAGAAGCTGTGAAGCGATTAATTGACCAAGCAAAAGTATTTAACAGTGAGATAGAACTAGTGGAAGACTTAAAGCTATTGTCGATGGAACAAATGAATTTCATGGCAAATCAACAAGTGGCTAAACAACGATTACTTTCGTTCGGTCAAGGTGGGTTGTCTGGTTTTGGTGGGATTTTATTATTAGGGCTTGACCTTCCTGCTATGTTGATTATTAATTTGCGTGCGATCCAGCTAACAGGTCTTTCGTACGGTTATAATCTCAAAAGACCGTTTGAGATGGTTGTTGCCTTAAAATTATTTCATGTTGCGACCTTACCAAAAGAATTACAAAAGTACGCATGGGATGAGTTATGGTCTGTGGTCGATAACCATTATGATGAGTTGTTTTATGATGGGAGCGAGGAAATTACAGACCTGACATGGATTCAACAGCCGGTTCGACAGTTAGTGAAAGTTACAGCTATCTCTTTGTTACGTAAAAAGTTAATCCAAGGCCTTCCTTTAATCGGAATGGCTGTCGGAGCATCAGTCAATTATCAATTTACAAAGCAAATCACAGAAGTTGCCCAACGCTTTTATCAAAAGCGCCATCTCCTTGAAAAACAATAA
- a CDS encoding acetate kinase — MAKIMAINAGSSSLKFQLLDMPEETIVTKGIVERIGLNDSVFTIEVKGEKQENILDIPDHSVAVKILLDKLTTLHIIETLDEIDGIGHRVVHGGEKFNDSVMITDEVLKGIEEVTELAPLHNPANIIGIQAFQEVLPNVPSVAVFDTAFHQTMPEKSFLYSLPYDYYKNYGIRKYGFHGTSHKYVSQRAAELLDRPIEHLRLISCHLGNGASIAAIDAGKSLDTSMGFTPLAGVTMGTRSGNIDPALIPYIMEKTGKTATEVLDILNKNSGMLGVSGFSSDLRDIEQEAKKGNERAQLALEVFTSRIHKYVGSYAARMNGVDAIIFTAGIGENSVTIRERVLQGLEFMGVYWDPSLNQVRGKEAFINYPHSPVKVLIIPTNEEVMIARDTVRLSTK, encoded by the coding sequence ATGGCAAAAATTATGGCAATAAATGCAGGAAGTTCTTCATTAAAATTTCAGTTACTCGACATGCCAGAGGAAACCATTGTAACAAAAGGGATTGTTGAAAGAATTGGTTTAAATGATAGCGTCTTTACAATTGAAGTGAAAGGAGAAAAACAAGAAAATATACTAGATATCCCAGATCACTCCGTTGCTGTAAAAATATTATTAGATAAATTAACAACGTTACACATTATTGAAACTCTTGATGAAATTGATGGAATTGGGCACCGAGTGGTTCATGGGGGAGAGAAGTTTAATGATTCTGTAATGATTACAGATGAAGTTTTAAAAGGGATCGAAGAAGTGACTGAGCTTGCGCCATTACATAACCCAGCTAATATCATCGGAATTCAAGCCTTTCAAGAAGTTTTACCGAATGTACCATCAGTCGCAGTATTTGATACGGCATTTCATCAAACAATGCCCGAGAAATCCTTTTTATATAGTTTGCCATACGATTATTATAAAAATTATGGAATTCGAAAATATGGTTTCCATGGAACATCTCATAAGTATGTTTCTCAACGAGCTGCTGAACTTCTTGACAGACCAATTGAGCATTTGCGCTTAATTTCTTGTCATCTTGGAAATGGTGCAAGTATTGCTGCCATTGATGCTGGAAAATCGTTAGATACATCTATGGGATTTACGCCATTAGCGGGTGTAACGATGGGGACACGGTCTGGAAATATTGACCCTGCTTTAATTCCATACATTATGGAGAAAACAGGAAAGACAGCTACTGAAGTATTAGATATTTTAAATAAGAATAGTGGAATGCTTGGTGTGTCAGGATTCTCAAGTGATTTGCGCGACATTGAACAAGAAGCTAAAAAAGGGAATGAAAGAGCTCAGCTTGCATTAGAGGTATTCACTTCAAGAATTCATAAGTATGTAGGTTCATATGCTGCAAGAATGAATGGAGTAGATGCCATTATTTTCACAGCCGGAATTGGTGAGAATAGTGTGACTATTCGAGAAAGAGTGCTACAAGGCCTCGAATTTATGGGCGTCTATTGGGACCCTTCTTTAAATCAAGTTCGTGGAAAAGAAGCTTTTATTAATTATCCTCACTCACCTGTAAAAGTGTTAATTATACCGACAAATGAAGAGGTAATGATTGCTCGAGATACGGTACGACTTTCTACTAAATAA
- a CDS encoding class I SAM-dependent methyltransferase, translating into MVEIKSEVEQLFVCLNECAELVKEELNITYLEALAEAGEFLYDNGAMINLTPSTKKHVQERVSAIDVDSYQAEHIRKAIQLAVLKGMKEATQPHHALTPDAVALFISYLVNKLQAGKKNFSLLDPAIGTANLVSAVVNQSPSLVATFGFEVDETLLKVAYVSANLQQSEIQLFHEDSIRPVSLPEIDMVVSDLPVGFYPNEEIADQYVLKAKEGKSFLQHLMIERTFQVVKPGGYMVFIVPNFLFESEEAPNLHQFLKNEGIVLGLLQLPASMFKDAKYGKSVLLLQKKGEDVKTPRQALLAELPSFSNKDALSDMMRQIDKWFKEQLRL; encoded by the coding sequence ATGGTAGAAATAAAATCAGAGGTAGAACAATTATTCGTATGTCTTAATGAATGCGCGGAACTTGTCAAAGAAGAGTTAAATATTACATATTTAGAGGCATTGGCTGAAGCGGGCGAATTTTTATATGATAATGGTGCGATGATCAACTTAACACCATCTACAAAAAAACATGTTCAAGAGCGAGTGTCAGCGATAGACGTTGACAGCTATCAAGCTGAACATATAAGAAAAGCAATACAACTTGCCGTCTTAAAAGGAATGAAAGAGGCAACACAACCTCACCATGCGCTTACTCCAGATGCGGTTGCTTTATTTATCAGTTATTTAGTAAATAAATTACAAGCTGGAAAAAAGAATTTTTCCTTACTTGATCCCGCTATTGGTACAGCAAACTTAGTATCAGCTGTTGTTAATCAAAGTCCATCTCTGGTGGCAACTTTTGGATTTGAGGTCGATGAGACCCTTCTTAAAGTAGCGTATGTAAGTGCTAATTTACAACAGTCAGAAATCCAATTATTTCATGAGGACAGCATTCGTCCAGTTTCACTTCCAGAGATTGATATGGTCGTCTCAGATTTACCGGTAGGATTTTATCCAAATGAGGAAATAGCAGACCAATATGTACTGAAGGCAAAGGAAGGAAAATCTTTTCTTCAACATTTAATGATAGAACGGACATTTCAAGTCGTAAAGCCAGGTGGATATATGGTGTTTATCGTACCTAACTTTCTTTTTGAAAGTGAAGAAGCACCAAACCTTCACCAGTTTTTGAAAAACGAAGGAATTGTGTTAGGTTTACTTCAATTACCAGCTTCTATGTTTAAAGATGCAAAGTACGGGAAAAGTGTATTGCTTCTACAGAAAAAAGGGGAAGACGTAAAAACGCCAAGGCAAGCCTTGTTAGCAGAACTCCCTTCATTTTCTAATAAAGACGCCCTTTCAGATATGATGAGACAAATTGATAAATGGTTTAAAGAACAGCTAAGGCTATAA
- the tpx gene encoding thiol peroxidase has protein sequence MASITFKGNPMTLLGNEVKVGDAAPEFSVLANDLSPVSLADSNGQVRLISVVPSIDTGVCDQQTRRFNEEASSLEGVKILTVSVDLPFAQKRWCGAAGIENVQTLSDHRDLSFGKAYGLAIEELRLLARAVFVVDSNNKVAYAEYVSEATNHPDYEAAIAAAKAAQ, from the coding sequence ATGGCTAGTATTACGTTTAAAGGAAATCCAATGACGTTGTTAGGTAATGAGGTAAAAGTAGGAGACGCAGCACCTGAATTTTCGGTTTTAGCGAATGATTTATCACCAGTTTCATTAGCAGATTCTAACGGTCAAGTTCGTTTGATTAGCGTTGTACCTTCGATTGATACAGGAGTATGTGACCAACAAACAAGACGTTTTAATGAGGAGGCTTCTTCATTAGAAGGCGTTAAGATTTTAACGGTAAGTGTGGATTTACCTTTTGCTCAAAAGCGTTGGTGTGGTGCAGCTGGGATTGAAAATGTTCAAACCCTTTCTGACCATCGTGACCTTTCTTTTGGAAAAGCATATGGTTTGGCAATTGAGGAGTTACGCTTATTAGCTAGAGCCGTGTTCGTTGTTGATTCAAACAATAAAGTGGCATATGCGGAATATGTTTCTGAGGCTACAAACCACCCTGATTATGAGGCAGCAATTGCAGCTGCTAAAGCAGCTCAGTAA
- the ytfJ gene encoding GerW family sporulation protein has protein sequence MSEHPIQGLMQTAMENLKEMVDVNTIVGDPVETPDGSVIMPVSKVGFGFAAGGSEFVIDHGPETEDEHPFGGGSGGGVSITPIAFLVVSSTGIKMVHLDGSTHLYEKLMDFAPQVVDKIQQMIGGNNNQTNMGTPPTNPMDSPMNDASI, from the coding sequence ATGTCTGAACATCCAATTCAAGGTTTAATGCAAACAGCAATGGAGAACTTAAAAGAAATGGTCGATGTAAATACCATTGTAGGTGACCCAGTAGAAACACCAGATGGCAGTGTAATTATGCCAGTTTCCAAAGTAGGGTTTGGTTTCGCTGCAGGTGGTAGTGAATTCGTCATTGACCATGGTCCAGAAACTGAAGATGAACATCCTTTTGGTGGAGGTAGTGGTGGCGGTGTTTCAATTACACCAATTGCCTTTTTAGTCGTAAGCTCTACTGGTATTAAAATGGTTCACCTTGATGGAAGTACTCATTTATATGAAAAATTGATGGATTTTGCTCCACAAGTCGTTGATAAGATTCAACAAATGATTGGTGGTAACAACAACCAAACAAACATGGGAACACCTCCAACTAATCCAATGGATTCACCCATGAATGACGCATCTATCTAA
- a CDS encoding DUF2953 domain-containing protein, with translation MNWVIAALVLLLIFFLILVVTKITIHITYYHHGVDDELVVRMQAWKIITYTMKLPLIKIDDDSASVIVEEEHGVGEADSKKKLKITPEYLVEKFRQLKEFLQHIVGFHKIVRKFLRKVSVRDIKWNSQIGIHDAALTGFLSGMIWSVKGGIIGIISNYFRLLEKPKLSITPNFQRKVTRTDFSCIISFRLGHAIIAGLLIVRHWKKRPSFFQSVDEKVSG, from the coding sequence ATGAATTGGGTAATTGCCGCTCTAGTACTACTACTGATTTTCTTTTTAATCCTTGTAGTAACGAAAATTACGATACATATTACATATTATCATCATGGAGTTGATGATGAGTTAGTTGTTCGTATGCAAGCGTGGAAAATCATTACATATACAATGAAGTTGCCATTAATAAAAATTGATGACGATTCTGCTTCTGTCATTGTAGAAGAGGAACATGGTGTAGGTGAAGCGGATTCAAAAAAGAAGTTAAAAATTACTCCCGAATACTTAGTAGAGAAATTTAGACAACTTAAAGAGTTCTTGCAGCACATCGTTGGCTTTCATAAAATTGTTCGGAAATTTCTTCGGAAAGTATCAGTGAGGGATATTAAATGGAACAGTCAAATTGGAATTCATGATGCTGCATTAACTGGCTTTTTAAGTGGAATGATATGGAGTGTAAAGGGTGGTATTATCGGTATCATATCTAACTACTTTAGGTTGTTGGAGAAGCCTAAATTATCGATAACACCTAACTTTCAAAGAAAGGTTACACGTACTGATTTTTCATGTATCATTTCGTTTCGCCTAGGGCATGCTATAATCGCAGGTCTATTAATTGTACGTCATTGGAAGAAGCGACCAAGCTTCTTCCAATCAGTAGACGAAAAAGTTAGCGGTTAA
- a CDS encoding RDD family protein codes for MDEKEINNYNEEHVISMEKPEEILLYAGFWMRFWAFLLDGVVIFSVNGIVIYPILRFTGLIDERFLTFAVGGTLTTIVSFLYFVLMTKYFQQTLGKMVFGLKVITVDRGPLSWQTVIFREVIGRYIHQALFFLSALYVVVAFSRKKQGIHDKVADTYVILEPRA; via the coding sequence GTGGATGAAAAAGAAATAAATAATTATAATGAAGAACATGTTATATCTATGGAAAAACCCGAAGAAATCCTTTTGTACGCGGGATTTTGGATGAGGTTTTGGGCATTTTTACTTGACGGAGTTGTAATCTTTAGTGTAAATGGTATTGTCATTTACCCGATTTTACGTTTTACGGGCTTGATTGATGAACGATTCCTTACATTTGCCGTAGGTGGGACCCTTACAACCATTGTCTCATTTTTATATTTTGTTCTTATGACAAAATATTTTCAGCAAACTCTTGGAAAAATGGTATTCGGACTTAAAGTAATAACCGTAGACAGAGGACCACTGTCATGGCAAACTGTTATCTTCCGAGAAGTGATAGGGCGTTACATTCACCAAGCTTTGTTTTTCTTAAGTGCACTATATGTTGTTGTTGCCTTTTCGCGTAAGAAACAAGGGATTCATGATAAAGTGGCTGATACGTATGTCATTCTTGAACCAAGGGCATAA
- the sppA gene encoding signal peptide peptidase SppA, whose amino-acid sequence MNSKRWIALIAAVGLLFVSMITHVASMAFSSNFDDLFSMEEQTWSEIIEEHGDSTGKIAVLDVNGVIQDTGDSVSIFDVAGYRHRSFLSMLEHAGQDPLVDGILIRVNTPGGGVVESAEIHDKITEIQEEYEKPIYVSMGSMAASGGYYIAAPADKIIAHPSTITGSIGVIMQSINVAELAENIGIQEQVIKSGAHKDIMSMTREMTETEREIMQEMIEEVFDDFVEVIVQGRNMSETEVRRLGDGRIYTGKQALAEDLVDALGTRDDAIDMLMDDIGRGRLDVIRYEQSIGFNQLFGMTAQRFLSRNDDLLGINELMNRSNSPTLMYLYTR is encoded by the coding sequence ATGAATAGTAAAAGATGGATAGCGCTTATTGCCGCGGTAGGTCTTCTTTTTGTTTCAATGATTACTCACGTAGCATCAATGGCATTTTCATCGAATTTTGATGACTTATTTAGTATGGAGGAACAAACGTGGAGTGAAATAATTGAAGAGCATGGAGACAGTACTGGAAAAATTGCAGTATTAGATGTGAATGGAGTGATTCAGGATACGGGTGATTCTGTATCCATTTTTGATGTAGCGGGTTATCGGCACCGTAGCTTTTTATCAATGTTAGAACATGCCGGTCAAGATCCTCTAGTTGACGGTATTCTTATTCGCGTTAATACGCCTGGTGGTGGTGTCGTAGAAAGCGCAGAAATCCACGATAAAATAACAGAGATTCAAGAAGAATATGAAAAGCCGATTTATGTATCGATGGGAAGTATGGCTGCTTCAGGAGGGTATTACATAGCTGCACCAGCAGATAAAATCATTGCACACCCATCGACAATTACAGGGTCTATTGGAGTTATTATGCAATCAATTAATGTTGCAGAATTAGCAGAAAATATTGGAATTCAAGAACAAGTCATAAAAAGCGGCGCTCATAAAGATATAATGTCGATGACAAGGGAAATGACAGAAACGGAAAGAGAAATTATGCAAGAAATGATTGAAGAGGTATTTGATGATTTTGTTGAAGTTATTGTCCAAGGCAGAAATATGTCTGAAACTGAAGTGAGAAGGTTAGGAGACGGTCGAATTTATACTGGTAAGCAAGCATTAGCAGAAGATTTAGTAGATGCATTAGGTACACGCGACGATGCAATTGACATGTTAATGGATGACATTGGAAGAGGTAGATTAGATGTGATTCGTTATGAACAGTCTATTGGATTTAACCAATTGTTTGGTATGACGGCTCAGCGTTTCCTATCAAGGAATGATGATTTACTTGGGATTAATGAATTAATGAACCGTTCAAATTCCCCAACATTAATGTATCTATATACAAGGTGA
- a CDS encoding NAD kinase: protein MPHRKNIFFYGKHTPVYEEKIKEFKVLATQQGFTVVEDVSEANIIASVGGDNAFLQAIRKTNFRDDCLYVGVSIDDVGFYTDFTAQDPMIMLEAMKNEEVEVRRYPTIEVTIDEDKPFYCLNECSIRSNVIKTFVIDVYIDDLQFETFRGDGMIISTPTGSTAYNKSVQGAIVDPLLPSMQVSEIASLNNNQYRTLGTSFILSGERTLSLQVVQDGNDHPIIGLDNEALSIRHSKELKIKLSGKHIKVLKLKNNSFWHKVQRKFL, encoded by the coding sequence ATGCCGCATCGTAAAAATATATTTTTTTATGGAAAACATACACCAGTCTACGAAGAGAAGATTAAAGAATTCAAAGTTCTTGCAACCCAACAAGGATTTACAGTTGTGGAGGATGTAAGCGAGGCAAATATTATAGCAAGCGTAGGTGGTGATAATGCCTTCTTGCAAGCAATTCGAAAAACAAATTTTCGTGACGACTGTTTATATGTAGGAGTTAGCATTGATGATGTTGGATTTTATACTGATTTCACTGCCCAAGATCCAATGATCATGTTAGAAGCTATGAAGAATGAAGAAGTCGAGGTACGACGCTATCCAACCATTGAAGTAACAATTGATGAGGATAAACCATTTTATTGTTTAAACGAATGTTCAATTAGGTCAAACGTCATTAAAACATTTGTAATTGATGTCTACATAGATGACTTACAGTTTGAAACCTTTAGAGGAGACGGCATGATTATTTCCACTCCTACAGGAAGTACTGCTTATAATAAATCAGTTCAAGGTGCGATTGTTGACCCATTACTTCCGTCCATGCAAGTAAGTGAAATTGCTTCTTTAAATAACAATCAGTACCGTACGTTAGGAACTTCTTTTATCTTAAGTGGAGAACGAACATTATCTTTACAAGTCGTACAAGACGGAAATGACCATCCGATTATTGGTTTAGATAACGAAGCCTTAAGCATTCGACATTCCAAGGAATTAAAAATAAAGTTATCCGGAAAACACATCAAAGTATTGAAGTTAAAAAACAATTCCTTCTGGCACAAAGTCCAACGTAAATTTTTATAA
- a CDS encoding amidohydrolase has product MGTLWYNGTFFTMNGESETVEAVYVEKGYIVAIGTKVELEHIHSNQINKRIDLHKKYIYPGFVDSHLHIIGHGEKIIRLDLSNVTSAEEMKQLLLNKVSSTKKGEWVIGEGWNENNFPDRKIFHRQELDDISSEHPIMLTRVCRHAILANSKALEIAKIRKSQVDPQGGIIVKDNEGEPTGYLLDEAQEIVKECVPEVSEAYLHKALQVAVDDMLSLGLVGGHTEDLAYYGGFERTFTTFQKVIDGTTRKFRAHLLVHHDVVDTMQQNYNQGEITPFLEFGGMKIFADGALGGRTALLSKPYNDAPETSGVAIHTSEELESLVKKARDYDMSVAIHVIGDLALEMAIETIKKHPVKQGLRDRLIHLQVTRKELLVELQKLSVVLDIQPMFVSSDFPWVQERLGEERLPYSFAWKTLMEHGLHCAGGSDAPIEPVNPLQGIHAAITRRKPEESHEGYGKNEKLSAFEAVSLFTTGSAYAIGKEETRGKIFPGYTADFTVLDQNLFEIEPDQILKTKVLKTVVDNTIMYERGN; this is encoded by the coding sequence ATGGGTACGTTATGGTATAACGGAACTTTTTTTACGATGAATGGAGAAAGTGAAACTGTTGAAGCAGTTTATGTTGAAAAGGGATATATAGTGGCAATCGGAACTAAAGTTGAACTTGAACACATACACTCTAACCAAATCAACAAACGAATTGATCTTCACAAAAAATACATTTACCCAGGTTTTGTCGATAGCCATCTACATATCATTGGGCACGGAGAAAAAATAATACGTTTAGATTTATCAAATGTTACGAGTGCTGAAGAAATGAAGCAATTACTCCTAAATAAAGTTTCAAGTACGAAGAAGGGCGAATGGGTAATTGGAGAAGGTTGGAATGAAAATAATTTTCCGGACCGAAAGATATTCCATCGTCAAGAGTTAGATGACATTTCATCTGAACATCCTATCATGTTAACTCGAGTTTGTAGACACGCTATTTTAGCCAATTCGAAAGCTCTTGAAATTGCAAAAATTAGGAAAAGTCAAGTTGATCCTCAAGGAGGCATTATTGTAAAAGATAATGAAGGAGAACCAACCGGTTATTTATTAGATGAGGCTCAGGAAATAGTAAAAGAATGTGTACCTGAAGTGAGTGAAGCTTACTTACATAAAGCCTTACAAGTTGCCGTTGATGATATGCTTAGTTTAGGTCTAGTAGGTGGGCATACCGAGGACTTAGCTTATTATGGAGGATTTGAACGAACGTTTACTACTTTTCAAAAGGTCATAGATGGTACAACTAGGAAATTTAGAGCTCATTTACTCGTGCATCACGATGTCGTAGATACCATGCAACAGAATTACAACCAAGGAGAGATCACACCGTTTCTTGAATTTGGTGGAATGAAAATCTTTGCTGATGGTGCTCTAGGGGGGCGAACGGCCTTACTAAGTAAACCGTATAATGACGCTCCTGAAACTTCAGGTGTAGCGATTCATACCAGTGAGGAGCTTGAGAGCCTAGTGAAGAAAGCGCGTGACTATGACATGTCAGTGGCAATTCATGTGATTGGTGATTTAGCTTTAGAAATGGCGATTGAGACCATCAAGAAACATCCTGTAAAACAGGGGTTAAGGGATAGGTTAATTCATCTCCAAGTAACTAGGAAAGAGTTGCTAGTTGAATTACAGAAACTATCTGTTGTGTTAGATATTCAACCCATGTTTGTGTCATCGGATTTTCCATGGGTTCAAGAACGACTTGGCGAAGAGCGTCTTCCTTATTCTTTTGCTTGGAAAACGTTAATGGAACATGGCCTGCATTGTGCAGGTGGGTCAGATGCCCCTATTGAACCCGTAAATCCGTTGCAAGGAATTCATGCAGCTATAACTAGAAGGAAACCTGAAGAAAGTCATGAAGGTTACGGAAAAAATGAAAAACTCTCGGCGTTTGAAGCCGTTTCGCTTTTTACAACAGGAAGTGCATATGCTATCGGAAAAGAAGAAACAAGAGGAAAAATCTTCCCAGGATATACAGCTGATTTTACCGTTTTAGATCAGAATTTATTTGAGATTGAACCAGATCAAATTTTAAAAACAAAAGTGTTAAAAACGGTGGTAGACAATACAATTATGTATGAAAGAGGAAACTAA
- a CDS encoding alpha/beta-type small acid-soluble spore protein, producing the protein MANSNNSNQLLVPGVQQALDQMKVEIAQEFGVNLGADTTSRANGSVGGEITKRLVSMAQQQMSGYQQ; encoded by the coding sequence ATGGCAAACAGCAATAACTCAAACCAATTGCTAGTACCTGGCGTACAGCAAGCATTAGACCAAATGAAAGTTGAAATCGCTCAAGAATTTGGTGTAAACCTTGGTGCTGACACTACTTCTCGTGCTAACGGGTCTGTAGGTGGAGAGATCACTAAGCGTTTAGTATCAATGGCTCAACAACAAATGAGCGGATACCAACAATAA